The genomic region AATATATAAATTCTTATTTTTGATATCAATTCTAGTTTTAGTTTCTTTTTCTGCTAATTGAAAATATTCGGCAATATTGTATTTATTTAAAATATTTGAAATACTACTTTTTGAAATATAACAATGATTTAGAGCATCTAAAACATCGCGATACCGTTTACCATCGCCCAAAAGACTTAAAACTTTAAATTGGACATCAAAATAAATGCGTTGTTTGGGCAATAAACCAATTTCTTTATCTAGTAAACATACATATTCGAATTTACCTGATTTTTGATTTCAATATTTATATCGGCGTCGTTTAAAAGTAACATCACCAAAAATTGTAATAATTGTTCTTGATGCAAAATGAACTACTTTATAACCTTGTTTTAACCGATAATGATATTTATATAAATATTCATCTAATTTTTCGTATTCATTAGTTAATTGTTTGCATTTATTGGTGTACATATTTTTATGCGTTGTAAATAAGTTTAATCAATGCTTATTTTCTAAGGTTTTTACATTATTATTAATTTCTAACATAATAAGTTACCTTTCTTGATAGTAATTTTAATAAAGTTTAGTTAGCTTATTTTTCTGCTTTAATGATAAATATTTTTTTAGAACTAGTATTCAATATCCTGAAAAAATGATATAAATTCTTATTTTAATGATTTATAATTAATTTGTATTAATTAAATTTTATAAATTTAAGAAAAGGTTTACGGGATGATTACTATAAAAATTTATTAATTTAGTAAAAATTGACATAAAGGTAAAGGATTTAATAAATGAAAAAACTTTTAGGATTATTAGGAACAATTTTAATAACTGGCAACGCCTTGCCGACCGTGATTGCAGCTGCTCCTAATCGAAAACAAAGAACAAAAACTAAATTATTAAATAGTGAGCTTAATTATTCACAAACAAATAATTTAGAAAATCTCCAAAGAAGTAAAAGACAAAACAACGAAGATATTTCAAATACTCCAAAAATACAAGATGAACAACAATCTCAATTTTCATCAAATTCAGATAATCAAATTGATATTATTGAAAAAGAAGTTACTCTGGATAAAAATTATTCCGAAGGTATTAAAAAAATATTACAAGAACTGATTGATGAAAAATATATTGATCCATTAAGAAGTATCAATATGGGCGGACTTATAAGCAAAGAACTTGATAATAAAACAATTATTTCTAAATTAGAAGAATTAGATCCTAAAATGATTAATTGAATTAAAAAACAACAAAATAACAAAGAAAAAATACTAATATTAACATTAAAAAATAGTAATAATAAAAGGATAAAATTAGTAATTAATTTAAATAATCTTTATTTACTGGGATTTATTAATAATCAAAATCAATATTTTTATTTTGATGATGAACTTTTAGAAAAAATAAAACAACATAATCAAGAAGAAATCAAAAAACTTAATAATTTAAAGGAAAAATTAAATAATTTAAAAGAAAACAAACTTTTATTTAATGAAGAAAAAGTAAAAGAATATTTACAACAAAAAAATGAACTTATTCCACTTAAAGAAAAAGAAAAAAAAATTAAAAAATTAAATTATAATAATGAATTAAATTCTTTAAATAAAAAAATTAATAATTTACAAGGTGAAAATTTAAAAGATGAAGAAAAAAAAATTAAAGCTTTAAATGAATCAGTAATTAAAAAATATAATTGTCAAAATATTAATTTAAATTATACAGGAGCATATACAAGTGACGGTTTAAATGTTGTAATAAAAGAAAATGGAAAACTCGATAAAGGAAAAGATATTATTATTTCAAAAGATACTTTAAATAATGCAATTACAAATTTAACAAATTATCATAATAAACAACAAAATCAATCAATAAAAGATGATTTAGTAAGAATGATTTTTATTACAAGTGAAGCTATGAGATTTCAATGTGATGAAAAAACTTTAGAAATTTTTGCAGAAATTAAAAATACCAATGAATTAGCTGAATTATACTTGTAAGTGCAAGTAAATAAAATTGCAAAAGATTTCATATAAAAATTTCATGATGCTAAGTTTATTTTAGAAAAAGTAAATTTAAGGAGTTTTTATATGGGATACAAACATCTTGGCATAGATGAAAGAATTTATATTGAGAATCAATTGAAATTTAAAGTAAAAATTAGTGAAATAGCTAAAAATCTTAATCGAAGTATTAGTACTATTAATCGAGAAGTTAATAGAAATAAAGATAATAATCATTATTTTTCATTAATTGCACAAAATAAAGCAGAAAATAGAAAACAATTACATGTTTATTTTCATAAATTTAAAAATAGAGAATTAGTAAAATATGTACAACAAAAATTATTATTAGGTTGATCGCCTGAACAAATTTATGGCAGAATTAAAAATTTTCATCAAGAATGAATTATTAGTTTTAAAACAATTTACAATTGAATTTATTCTGGATTACTTGAAAAGGTTACTAGTAAAAATTTAAGAAGAAAAGGTAAGAAACGAAAATCTCAAGAAAATCGGGGTAAATTTAATGGTAAATCCATTAAAGAACGAAATGTTAATAATCGCATAACTCTTGGCCATTGAGAAGGTGATACTGTAGTATCATCACGAGGTAAAAGTAAATCATGTTTAATAACTTTAGTTGAAAGAACATCAAGATTTACTTTAGCAATATTAGTTGAAAATAGAACTACTAAAGTTATTAACAAAAATATTAGTCATTATTTATCAATTCTTCCAAATAATCTTGTTAAGACTATAACATTTGATAGGGGTAAAGAATTTGCTAATTGACAACAACTTGAAAAAAATTTAAATGTGAAAATTTATTTTGCTGATGCATATTCACCTTGACAAAGAGGTACTAATGAAAATACTAATGGTTTAATTAGAGAAAAATTTCCTAAAAAATTTAATTTTTCAAACACTACTAAAAATGCAGTTCATAAATTTATATTGTCTTTAAACCAAAGACCAAGAAAAATACTAAATTATCTTTCGCCAATCGAATATTTGGTTAGAAAAATAATTTAGTTGCACTTAACTTTACAATTTGGCATTAAAAAAAATCATAGCTGAGAGTCAAAATATATTAATAAATATTCAAGAAAAAATATTTATTAAAAATCAAAAAATAAATTGAAAAGATTATACATCACAATTAAGGGGTGATTGAAAAAAATATTCAGAACAATTCAATAAATTTAGAATAGAAATTTGAAATGAATTAAATGAATTTAAAAAAATTTTTAATTTTATTAATGATTCAAAATATGAAGTAAACGAATTTCTAACAAAAATATTAGATAATAATGTAGAGAAAATAAAACAAATTTTAAAAATTGCACAAGAAACTAATTTAATTCAAAAAATAAATAAATATGATTTAGATAATAAACAAGCTATTATTTTTTTGCTTAGTATAAAAAAAGATATTATTACTTGAAAAAAAAGATTAGATAAATTATTTCCATTAAAAAACTGAAAAGAAATAGAATTTGGTTGTTTTAAATTTTTACATGTAACAATTTTACAACGCAACCTTGATTTAACTAAATTACTGATTAATATTGATGCTGGTACTACTGATATTAATCCTCAATATAAAAATAGCTTAAGTCTTTTATATTATGCAATAGATACAGGCGACATTCAAATAGTAAAATTATTGATTGATAATGATGCTGATGTTAATTTTCAAGATGAAAACGGTTTAACTCCTTTACATTTTGCAATAGAGAATGCAATAGATACAGGTGACATTCAAATAGTAAAATTATTGATTGATAATGGTGCTGATCCTAATGTTTTAGATTGTAATAATGATTTTATTTCACCTTTACATTATGCAATTATAAAAAACAAAAAAGAAGTGGTGGAAGTGCTTTTAAAATCAAAAAACATTAAAAATAAAATTAATAATAAAAGTTATCTAAATATAGGATGTTTACATTGAATAAGTTTAAATTCAAAAAATATAAATAATTTAGAAATAGCAGAATTATTGATTGATAATGGTGCTGATGTTAATCTTCAAGATGAAAACGATGCAACTCCTTTATACTATGCAATAAGTACCAACAATAAAGAAATGGTTCAATTATTAATTAATAAAGGAGCTAATATTAAAAATATAACTAAGAATGGTTTAACCCCACTATATTACGCAATAATTTTAGACAATAAAGAAATGGTTCAATTATTAATTGAAAAAGGTGCTAATGTTAATATGCAAGATGAAAACGGTTTAACTCCTTTACATTTTGCAATAGAAGAAAATAATCAAGAAATGGTTCAATTATTAATTAATAATAATGCTGATGTTAACATTAAAATAACATCAGATGGTGCAACTATTTTACATTATGCAATTCTAAACAATAAAAAAGAAATGGTAAAGTTATTGATTAAAAAAGGTGCTAATGTTAATAACGGTGTAAATGGTTTAATTCCTTTATACTATGCAATAAGTACCAACAATAAAGAAATGGTTCAATTATTAATTAATAAAGGAGCTAATGTTAATATGCAAGATGAAAATGATTTTTCTCCTTTATACTATGCAATAAATGAAGAGAACATTGAAATCGTTAAATTATTGCTTGCCAATGATGCGGATGTTAATCTTCAAAATAAAAATGGTTTAACTCCTTTACTTTATTCAAAATATAACAAATATATAAAAATTGAGAATCTTTTTAAAAATTTTAAAAATTTAAAAAATAAAATAGAATCATTAAATGAACAATTAAAAAAGATAAAAATTAATGAACAAAAAACAAAAATTAATAACAATTTAAAAAAATCTGAGGATAAATTAAAAAAATTATTGTATGTTACACTTGATAAAAAAATATATACGCCAATTTATACACAAAAAACAATTACAGAATATGAATATAATGCTGGTATAGGACAAAATAATTTAAATGCACCAACACATCAAAATAATCTATATGATGTTCCTGCAGATAATAGTTGTTTATTTTGGTCTGTGGCAACAGCTTATTTATTGCCGGTCCGAAATAATTATGAAGAATTTAGAGCAAGATTCATTCAATTATTTGGTGAAGAAAATTTAAAAAATATATTACATCTTCAAAAATTACTACAACAATATGATTTAATAAATAATAGAAATTTAAATCAATTATGATATAAAGATGTAATAGTAAATAATTTAGTCACAAATGTTTTTCGTAATAGTGTTGAGGATTATATTGAAAAAAATTTAGATAATCCTATTCAAAACAATTCTAATAGAAGCCAAGCACCAACTTTTAGAAATCTTATTCAAGAAAATAATGAAGTTGCTTCTAACTACTTAGAAAGAATGCGGCAATCTTCATCGTGGGGTGGGGTGCCAGAAATAATAGCAATGAGTAATATTTTAAATTCTAACATTAGTGTAAATAATGACGGATCTTATCAACCCGTGCATCAAAATGCAAATAATAATAACATCGCGATATCTTATGTTGAGCTTGAAAAAGGTTCGGGTATTAACAATCATTATAATTTTGCTTTAACACCAGAAGAAGATCAAACAAATCACCTTATTGTTATTAATGACAATCAGGGAAATGCCCCGGTCGTTGATATAACCAAGAGACCAGATAATTTACTACCAATCACGCCAAAACCAGAGGCGAACGCAATTAAATTAGCAGTTGATGATCATGGTCAATACCACGCCAATTTGGCCAACAACAATAATGATGATGATGCTAATCAAGGTAATAATATTGCCAAAGCACCAGAACCAGCAACAACCCCATTGCAAAAAGATGAATATCATTTTGTAGATAAAAAAACAGAAGATGATAGTTTAAAAAATGATGAAAATTTAGAAATTAACTTAATTAAAAACAATAAAGACGAAATAAAACAAAATGCCTCGGCAGGAAATCAATCCATCAGTACAAATATTGAGAATTTACAAACAACAACTGCTGAGGCAATAAATCAATACAACGCTCTTTCAAAAGAAGAAAAATTAAAAAAATTAAATGAAATTAATCGTTATTATCAAACATTACCGGAAAACGATAAAAAAACTTTTAAAGAAAAATTAACAAATACTGGATTAGCAGCTTTAAGTGGGGGTGCATTAACAGCTTATGGAACCAAAATAACTGTTAGTGGCACCGCCGCCGCTACTGGTGTTACAAATGCAGAAGCAATGGAAATGGCCCCGCTCTTATCAACAAGCACAACAGAAAGCTTGGCCGCCGCAGAAACAATTACTGTTGCCGAAACAGCGGCGGTTGAAGGCGGAGTTATAGCCGGAGAAGCTGGTACTGCTGCCGCTCTGGCTCCGGAAACCCTAGGCCTATCCTTAGTGATTGGAGGATTGGCAATTGCCGGAACATGAATGTATTTGACTTTTCATCATCATGCAACATCTGATATTGCGTTGCCAACTTCAATTCATCATAATGTTTATGATAACATTGAAAAATGATATAAATTTCTAGCCCTTGATCAATTAAAAATTAAAATTAACAAAAATACATGAAATGAAATTAAACAAAATAAAAATTCACAAGCAACCATTACTAAAATTATTAAAAATAAATTTATTATAAATGACCATTCTGGCTGAGGCGAAAGTGTCACAAATGAAGATTTCAATACTCTCGTAAAAGTAATACTGCTTCATTTTGAACAAATAAATGGTTATTTTGAAATATTAGATAATGAAAATGATGGTTTTGTCATTATAACCAACACTGAAGGTGATTGACTAGGAATAGAATAAAATTTAACATTATTAATTAAAAGAGAAAAATATTTCTTATATGTGTTATGTAGAATAACCTAACTTCAAATTTTAATTTTAATATATTTGTTAATTATTTAAATTAAGATTAAAAATATTTTTACTAAAGCAGTATTTAAATTTAAATACTGCTTTTTTATTTTGTCAAAATAGAAAAAATGAAAAAATTGTTTAAGAGCAGTATCGTCATATAAAGCTACATTTTGGGGTAGCGATTTTAACAGTTTAATTATTTTAATTAAATTCAGTTTTAAATTCTAATATTTTTCATTTGGCATATCTTTCATTTTTATCTCATTCTTGTACTTTCATTTTTATGTTTTTTAATTTTTTATTTTGATATGATAAAAAATTTTTATTTTCTCAATATCTTGGTTCACTGTTTTTTTCTCAATTTAAATCATATTCTAATGATTTTAATATCGGTATTGTAATCTTGTCATTTTTATCAACATAAAATTCTCAATCATTAAGTTTCATTCGCGGAGGCAAGTTTTTGGGCATAAATTCATTTTCTACATTAACTTTTATTTCTCATTTTTGATTTCACTTGCTGTTGTCATCTTTTGATGATTTAAGTGTTAATTTTGATTTTTTTAAGTTTAAGTCGTATGACTCATTCTTAATTTGTAATATTGGTTTATTTTCTTTTTTAGAACACCCGACTATTGGCAATGTTGTCAGCCCCAAAAGAGCTATTATATTTAAAATTTTCATAAATTTAACTCCTTCATTTTATTTTTTCAATAGACTTGGTACATAACCTTTAATTTTATCTACTATTTTGATAATATTATTTCCTAGGTGAAGCACAAATGTTAGATAAATACAAAGATAAAAATGAATTTTATAGTCTAATATACATAAAATGTTATAGTTATGTACCAAGTCTAATATATATATATATATATAATTATACAAAAATTCTTAATATCATTAGAAAAATGGCAAAACCGATTAAAAATTGAAAGGTATAGTAAAAAGCTGGTACCGTTTTAAAAACTGGAAAAATGGCGGTTGAAAAGTTAACTGTTGCTTTTGCAATAATTGCTAACGGTCGCAAAATCGTGATGATTTGTGAAGCTGTGAGTATTCAGTTTATCATTTTGATACCAGCATTTTGAATGGCACAACCAATATCATTAAAGGTTGGTATTCATCGTCCAGAATATTTGCAATTTGCTGGTGGAATTAAATCGTCTCATTCACTGTTATTTGAGCCATCAGGGATAAAGGCTGTTGAATTTAATACATTAAAGTCATAAATTTTAAAATTGTAGTTAGAGATATTCCCTTTGTGATAAAGTGGAAAAGTTAAGGTAAAAATGTTAATACCATAGCGAATATCAATATCGGTATTTAGATAATTAATACTGTTAGCGGTTTTGTTGGTTGGCAAGGCAATGAGTTTATTATCATAAGATTTAAGGACATTAAAATCAATTTGATAAATGCTATTGGTGTTGTTAATAGCATTGTAATTATCTTGGTGCATTTTTTTGTCAAAAGTAAAGAAATAACTTCTTAGTAATAATTCTGAGTTTCCTATAATATTTACTAAGTATTTTTTGGGATAAAAGGTAATTAATGAACGATAAAAGAAACCGATTTGAATAAAGTAATCCTTCTTATAGTTTTCTACACCCTTAAAATCAATTTCGGTATGAGTTTTTTCGTCCATATCAAAAGTCGCATAAAATAAACTAGCAAAGAAATTGCCAAGAATTTCATAGATTTCGTTAAAAACATTTTTGTAATCGCTATTGTTAATACTAGGAATGTTGTTTTTAAAATATAGGTAAATATCATTTTTT from Spiroplasma endosymbiont of Lonchoptera lutea harbors:
- a CDS encoding ribosome-inactivating family protein; this translates as MKKLLGLLGTILITGNALPTVIAAAPNRKQRTKTKLLNSELNYSQTNNLENLQRSKRQNNEDISNTPKIQDEQQSQFSSNSDNQIDIIEKEVTLDKNYSEGIKKILQELIDEKYIDPLRSINMGGLISKELDNKTIISKLEELDPKMINWIKKQQNNKEKILILTLKNSNNKRIKLVINLNNLYLLGFINNQNQYFYFDDELLEKIKQHNQEEIKKLNNLKEKLNNLKENKLLFNEEKVKEYLQQKNELIPLKEKEKKIKKLNYNNELNSLNKKINNLQGENLKDEEKKIKALNESVIKKYNCQNINLNYTGAYTSDGLNVVIKENGKLDKGKDIIISKDTLNNAITNLTNYHNKQQNQSIKDDLVRMIFITSEAMRFQCDEKTLEIFAEIKNTNELAELYL
- a CDS encoding IS30 family transposase, encoding MGYKHLGIDERIYIENQLKFKVKISEIAKNLNRSISTINREVNRNKDNNHYFSLIAQNKAENRKQLHVYFHKFKNRELVKYVQQKLLLGWSPEQIYGRIKNFHQEWIISFKTIYNWIYSGLLEKVTSKNLRRKGKKRKSQENRGKFNGKSIKERNVNNRITLGHWEGDTVVSSRGKSKSCLITLVERTSRFTLAILVENRTTKVINKNISHYLSILPNNLVKTITFDRGKEFANWQQLEKNLNVKIYFADAYSPWQRGTNENTNGLIREKFPKKFNFSNTTKNAVHKFILSLNQRPRKILNYLSPIEYLVRKII
- a CDS encoding ankyrin repeat domain-containing protein, with the protein product MALKKIIAESQNILINIQEKIFIKNQKINWKDYTSQLRGDWKKYSEQFNKFRIEIWNELNEFKKIFNFINDSKYEVNEFLTKILDNNVEKIKQILKIAQETNLIQKINKYDLDNKQAIIFLLSIKKDIITWKKRLDKLFPLKNWKEIEFGCFKFLHVTILQRNLDLTKLLINIDAGTTDINPQYKNSLSLLYYAIDTGDIQIVKLLIDNDADVNFQDENGLTPLHFAIENAIDTGDIQIVKLLIDNGADPNVLDCNNDFISPLHYAIIKNKKEVVEVLLKSKNIKNKINNKSYLNIGCLHWISLNSKNINNLEIAELLIDNGADVNLQDENDATPLYYAISTNNKEMVQLLINKGANIKNITKNGLTPLYYAIILDNKEMVQLLIEKGANVNMQDENGLTPLHFAIEENNQEMVQLLINNNADVNIKITSDGATILHYAILNNKKEMVKLLIKKGANVNNGVNGLIPLYYAISTNNKEMVQLLINKGANVNMQDENDFSPLYYAINEENIEIVKLLLANDADVNLQNKNGLTPLLYSKYNKYIKIENLFKNFKNLKNKIESLNEQLKKIKINEQKTKINNNLKKSEDKLKKLLYVTLDKKIYTPIYTQKTITEYEYNAGIGQNNLNAPTHQNNLYDVPADNSCLFWSVATAYLLPVRNNYEEFRARFIQLFGEENLKNILHLQKLLQQYDLINNRNLNQLWYKDVIVNNLVTNVFRNSVEDYIEKNLDNPIQNNSNRSQAPTFRNLIQENNEVASNYLERMRQSSSWGGVPEIIAMSNILNSNISVNNDGSYQPVHQNANNNNIAISYVELEKGSGINNHYNFALTPEEDQTNHLIVINDNQGNAPVVDITKRPDNLLPITPKPEANAIKLAVDDHGQYHANLANNNNDDDANQGNNIAKAPEPATTPLQKDEYHFVDKKTEDDSLKNDENLEINLIKNNKDEIKQNASAGNQSISTNIENLQTTTAEAINQYNALSKEEKLKKLNEINRYYQTLPENDKKTFKEKLTNTGLAALSGGALTAYGTKITVSGTAAATGVTNAEAMEMAPLLSTSTTESLAAAETITVAETAAVEGGVIAGEAGTAAALAPETLGLSLVIGGLAIAGTWMYLTFHHHATSDIALPTSIHHNVYDNIEKWYKFLALDQLKIKINKNTWNEIKQNKNSQATITKIIKNKFIINDHSGWGESVTNEDFNTLVKVILLHFEQINGYFEILDNENDGFVIITNTEGDWLGIE